From Streptomyces sp. CMB-StM0423, a single genomic window includes:
- a CDS encoding alpha-(1->3)-arabinofuranosyltransferase domain-containing protein, whose product MTSTLPAQPATPGRPYSPPPPSGPAGARPPESRRSWRWPLGFWAFAFVAWLIPSAGKTTFETKLGVVVDPMKFAGDLGELWHDQNGFGGIHDQYFGYAFPMLPYYLLTDVAQVPTWLAERLWLSLVVTAAFWGALKLADRLGFGTPGTRVLGAVAYALWPVFTIIVGSTSAGALPGAILPWVLLPLLDERLTPRVAAARSALIIPFMGGVNAASTLAALLPALLYVCTRTGSRRTKLLAWWLPGVLLACLWWIVPLLLLGVYGENFLPFIETAHNTTTTMSATEVLRGTGNWVAYLNFGEAWLPGGWTVATGWLPILSSVLAAGLGLAGLARRDLPERRWLVLTVMVVVLVTLAGYGGALGAPFSGSVQDALDSWLSPFRNIYKFQPGLALALALGLAHFVAVAAERRGTRANPRRSAWVPAIASLVVLPGLLLPYANGDVLQPGAFDKLPKHWEQTADWLEEYSPDSRALVVPATAHGTYEWGKPIDQPLDVLAESRWAQRDYVPFGTAGSRRAMDAVDQALMTGGEVPGLQAFLARAGLHYVVVRNDLDPDQVGYVPPTTVKQTLTSSGYEKVAEFGPELTGGRIPEGTPLQIEGLFSRQRAVEIYQPADGEDLRPGPAGALNAADTAVLSGGPESLLQLSADPDWQGRPAVLAGDDHPGVEKPAVKVQADGLRRADTRFGVVNNNTSYTYTEDEKNPEESLQDPGDEPRMIVPEKGAEHQTTAVLDGAASVTASTSGNWMFHLPQFDPVNAFDGVPQTGWAEGNPDTSKGEWLQIDFTEPTNLEGTLDLTPLPGAGIRPEPVEVEVETPRGSEVSTLQAGGRTQTVKSPEGQADWLRITIRKTEGARTGFAGAGFAEVEIPGVSPVSRQLRLPADARQVTADAEQISLHRGSDLGGLNPAAAETGLQRRFESGEGEYTVTGKALPVQGPELDALLDDLSALPEERISVTAGSTMPLSPQLSPRNLVDKDLTTAWIAGTDESLTLTWPEATEISEFVLAPAGGLSARPTEVEVSTPTGAQTVGVDANGWVRIPPVTTNRLDIKVTETESLSVHNPFADRDVQLPVGLTEVYVPALGEDATEDLRTKPVKKDKPFELECGSGPVVSVDGQLLNTRAEGTLGDLVDRRPVDIELCPDEGETAGPVQLAAGRHAVAAGDGEALAVTDLTLTRGEPAAAAAGRDVEATDWAGDERAVTVGEGQDAYLTTYENYNDGWKATLDGEELESVRLDGWQQGFLVPADKSGEVKLEYKPAAWYDAGIFAGVAAILALIGLAFVRAGRREVVVAEPAPPAPGWVLGALVLTAVVAVVAGPYALIVPALALLARTRAGLLAPLALVAMAGAGVAALTGAGEAVRMDEGAFSGVAQALAVLALAAALVTAERPEPAGPESGYGPDVDPEAETAAFPAYGAGAPAGGPPPGPGGPPGRTAVATDPAPAPQAEPDRPTQRFWRRRSAAAAEQTPALGTERAAADDSATPPLGTAQDEPRDAFVPKPPIPLSGTADPSESSDPADQADDVQDTPPADAPPADTPPDDGTPAGRREENGK is encoded by the coding sequence ATGACCTCCACGCTCCCCGCGCAGCCGGCCACGCCCGGCCGGCCCTACTCACCACCGCCCCCCTCGGGGCCGGCAGGGGCGCGGCCGCCCGAGAGCCGGCGCAGTTGGCGCTGGCCGCTCGGCTTCTGGGCGTTCGCGTTCGTCGCCTGGCTCATCCCCTCGGCGGGGAAGACGACGTTCGAGACGAAGCTCGGCGTGGTGGTCGACCCGATGAAGTTCGCCGGCGACCTGGGCGAGCTGTGGCACGACCAGAACGGCTTCGGCGGCATCCACGACCAGTACTTCGGCTACGCCTTTCCGATGCTGCCGTACTACCTGCTCACCGACGTGGCACAGGTACCGACGTGGCTGGCCGAGCGGCTGTGGCTGTCGCTCGTGGTCACCGCCGCGTTCTGGGGCGCGCTGAAGCTGGCCGACCGGCTGGGCTTCGGCACCCCGGGGACCCGGGTGCTGGGCGCCGTCGCGTACGCGCTGTGGCCCGTGTTCACCATCATCGTCGGCTCCACCTCCGCCGGCGCGCTGCCCGGCGCGATCCTGCCGTGGGTGCTGCTGCCGCTGCTCGACGAGCGGCTGACGCCGCGGGTCGCGGCCGCCCGCTCGGCGCTGATCATCCCGTTCATGGGCGGCGTCAACGCGGCCTCCACGCTGGCCGCGCTGCTGCCCGCGCTGCTGTACGTGTGCACCCGCACCGGCTCGCGCCGCACCAAGCTGCTGGCGTGGTGGCTGCCCGGGGTGCTGCTGGCGTGCCTGTGGTGGATCGTGCCGCTGCTGCTCCTCGGCGTCTACGGCGAGAACTTCCTGCCGTTCATCGAGACCGCGCACAACACCACGACCACCATGTCGGCGACCGAGGTGCTGCGCGGCACCGGCAACTGGGTCGCGTACCTGAACTTCGGCGAGGCGTGGCTGCCCGGCGGCTGGACCGTGGCCACCGGCTGGCTGCCGATCCTGTCCTCCGTGCTCGCCGCCGGCCTGGGCCTGGCGGGCCTGGCCCGGCGTGACCTGCCCGAGCGGCGCTGGCTGGTGCTGACCGTGATGGTCGTCGTGCTGGTCACCCTGGCCGGCTACGGCGGCGCGCTGGGCGCCCCGTTCTCCGGCAGCGTGCAGGACGCGCTGGACAGTTGGCTGAGCCCGTTCCGCAACATCTACAAGTTCCAGCCGGGCCTGGCCCTCGCGCTCGCCCTGGGCCTCGCGCACTTCGTCGCGGTCGCCGCCGAGCGCCGCGGCACCCGCGCCAACCCGCGGCGCAGTGCGTGGGTGCCCGCGATCGCGTCCCTCGTCGTGCTGCCGGGGCTGCTGCTGCCGTACGCCAACGGCGACGTGCTGCAGCCGGGCGCGTTCGACAAGCTGCCCAAGCACTGGGAGCAGACGGCGGACTGGCTGGAGGAGTACTCCCCCGACAGCCGGGCCCTGGTGGTGCCGGCGACCGCGCACGGCACGTACGAGTGGGGCAAGCCGATCGACCAGCCGCTGGACGTGCTCGCCGAGTCCCGCTGGGCGCAGCGCGACTACGTGCCGTTCGGCACGGCGGGTTCGCGGCGCGCGATGGACGCCGTCGACCAGGCGCTGATGACCGGCGGCGAAGTGCCGGGCCTCCAGGCGTTCCTGGCCCGCGCGGGCCTGCACTACGTCGTCGTACGCAACGACCTCGACCCCGACCAGGTCGGCTACGTCCCGCCGACCACCGTGAAGCAGACGCTCACGTCCTCCGGCTACGAGAAGGTCGCCGAGTTCGGTCCCGAGCTGACCGGCGGCCGCATCCCCGAGGGCACGCCGCTGCAGATCGAGGGGCTGTTCTCGCGCCAGCGGGCGGTGGAGATCTACCAGCCGGCCGACGGCGAGGACCTGCGCCCGGGCCCGGCCGGCGCGCTCAACGCCGCCGACACCGCCGTCCTCAGCGGCGGCCCGGAGTCGCTGCTGCAGCTCTCCGCCGACCCCGACTGGCAGGGCCGGCCCGCGGTGCTCGCGGGCGACGACCACCCGGGCGTCGAGAAGCCTGCGGTCAAGGTGCAGGCCGATGGGCTGCGCCGGGCGGACACCCGGTTCGGCGTGGTCAACAACAACACCTCGTACACCTACACCGAGGACGAGAAGAACCCGGAGGAGAGCCTCCAGGACCCCGGGGACGAGCCGCGGATGATCGTGCCGGAGAAGGGCGCGGAGCACCAGACGACCGCCGTCCTCGACGGCGCCGCCTCGGTGACCGCGTCGACCAGCGGCAACTGGATGTTCCACCTGCCGCAGTTCGACCCCGTCAACGCCTTCGACGGCGTGCCGCAGACCGGCTGGGCCGAGGGCAACCCGGACACGTCCAAGGGCGAGTGGCTGCAGATCGACTTCACCGAGCCCACGAACCTGGAGGGCACGCTGGACCTGACGCCGCTGCCCGGCGCCGGCATCCGGCCCGAGCCCGTCGAGGTCGAGGTGGAGACCCCGCGGGGCAGCGAGGTCAGCACGCTGCAGGCCGGTGGCCGGACGCAGACCGTCAAGTCCCCCGAGGGGCAGGCGGACTGGCTGCGGATCACCATCCGCAAGACCGAGGGCGCCCGCACCGGCTTCGCCGGCGCCGGCTTCGCCGAGGTCGAGATCCCCGGCGTCTCGCCGGTCAGCAGGCAGCTCCGGCTGCCCGCGGACGCCAGGCAGGTGACGGCGGACGCGGAGCAGATCTCCCTGCACCGCGGCAGCGACCTCGGCGGCCTCAACCCGGCCGCGGCCGAGACGGGTCTGCAGCGGCGCTTCGAGTCCGGGGAGGGCGAGTACACCGTCACCGGGAAGGCGCTGCCCGTACAGGGGCCGGAACTCGACGCGCTGCTCGACGACCTGAGCGCGCTGCCGGAGGAGCGGATCAGCGTCACCGCGGGCTCCACGATGCCGCTGAGTCCGCAGTTGAGCCCGCGCAACCTGGTCGACAAGGACCTGACCACGGCCTGGATCGCCGGGACGGACGAGTCGCTGACACTGACCTGGCCGGAGGCCACCGAGATCAGCGAGTTCGTGCTCGCGCCCGCCGGCGGCCTGTCGGCGCGGCCGACCGAGGTCGAGGTGAGCACCCCGACCGGGGCGCAGACCGTGGGCGTGGACGCCAACGGCTGGGTGCGGATCCCGCCGGTGACGACCAACAGGCTCGACATCAAGGTCACCGAGACCGAGTCGCTTTCCGTGCACAACCCGTTCGCGGACCGCGACGTGCAACTGCCCGTGGGCCTCACCGAGGTCTACGTGCCGGCGCTCGGCGAGGACGCGACGGAGGACCTGCGCACCAAGCCGGTGAAGAAGGACAAGCCGTTCGAGCTGGAGTGCGGCAGCGGCCCGGTGGTGTCCGTGGACGGGCAGTTGCTCAACACCCGCGCCGAGGGCACGCTGGGCGACCTGGTCGACCGCAGGCCCGTCGACATCGAGCTGTGCCCGGACGAGGGCGAGACCGCGGGTCCCGTGCAGTTGGCCGCCGGCCGGCACGCGGTCGCCGCGGGCGACGGCGAGGCGCTGGCGGTCACCGACCTGACGCTCACCCGCGGCGAGCCCGCCGCGGCGGCCGCGGGGCGCGACGTGGAGGCCACCGACTGGGCGGGCGACGAGCGCGCCGTGACGGTCGGCGAGGGCCAGGACGCGTACCTCACGACGTACGAGAACTACAACGACGGCTGGAAGGCCACGCTCGACGGCGAGGAACTGGAGTCGGTGCGGCTCGACGGCTGGCAGCAGGGCTTCCTGGTGCCCGCCGACAAGAGCGGCGAGGTGAAGCTGGAGTACAAGCCGGCGGCCTGGTACGACGCCGGGATCTTCGCCGGTGTCGCCGCGATCCTGGCGCTCATCGGGCTGGCGTTCGTCCGCGCCGGGCGGCGCGAGGTGGTCGTCGCCGAGCCGGCGCCGCCGGCGCCGGGCTGGGTGCTGGGCGCGCTGGTGCTCACCGCCGTGGTCGCCGTGGTGGCCGGTCCCTACGCGCTGATCGTGCCGGCGCTGGCGCTGCTGGCGCGGACCCGGGCCGGGCTGCTCGCGCCGCTGGCGCTCGTGGCCATGGCCGGCGCGGGTGTTGCGGCGCTGACCGGAGCGGGCGAGGCTGTCCGCATGGACGAGGGGGCCTTCAGCGGCGTCGCGCAGGCGCTCGCCGTGCTGGCGCTGGCCGCGGCGCTGGTCACCGCGGAGCGGCCGGAGCCGGCCGGGCCGGAGAGCGGGTACGGCCCGGACGTCGACCCGGAGGCGGAGACGGCCGCGTTCCCCGCGTACGGCGCGGGTGCGCCCGCAGGCGGTCCGCCGCCCGGGCCCGGCGGGCCGCCCGGACGTACGGCCGTCGCGACGGACCCCGCCCCCGCACCGCAGGCGGAACCGGACCGGCCGACGCAGCGATTCTGGCGCCGCAGGTCGGCGGCCGCCGCCGAGCAGACGCCGGCGCTCGGCACCGAGCGGGCCGCGGCGGACGACTCGGCGACCCCGCCGCTGGGCACCGCCCAGGACGAGCCGCGCGACGCCTTCGTGCCCAAGCCGCCGATCCCGCTCAGCGGCACGGCGGACCCGTCGGAGTCGTCGGATCCGGCCGACCAGGCGGATGACGTACAGGACACCCCGCCCGCGGACGCACCCCCCGCGGACACCCCGCCGGACGACGGCACGCCCGCCGGCCGGCGGGAGGAGAACGGCAAGTGA
- a CDS encoding GNAT family N-acetyltransferase: MLIRDATADDWPAIWPFFHRIVAAGETYPYPLDMGAEQGREVWLPPPPDRTTVAIDDQGLIVGSAKMNANRQGNGDHVASASYMVDPDRHARGVGRALCEDSLRWARARGFLSMEFNAVVETNVYAVKLYESLGFRITGTQPRAFRHPSEGLVGLHCMHVDL, translated from the coding sequence ATGCTGATCAGGGACGCCACCGCCGACGACTGGCCCGCCATCTGGCCGTTCTTCCACCGGATCGTCGCCGCCGGCGAGACCTACCCGTACCCCCTGGACATGGGCGCCGAGCAGGGCCGCGAGGTGTGGCTCCCGCCGCCCCCGGACCGTACGACCGTCGCCATCGACGACCAGGGCCTGATCGTGGGCTCGGCGAAGATGAACGCCAACCGGCAGGGCAACGGCGACCATGTCGCCAGCGCGAGCTACATGGTCGACCCGGACCGGCACGCGCGCGGCGTCGGCCGCGCGCTGTGCGAGGACTCCCTGCGCTGGGCCCGCGCCCGCGGCTTCCTCTCCATGGAGTTCAACGCCGTGGTGGAGACGAACGTGTACGCGGTGAAGCTCTACGAGTCCCTCGGCTTCCGCATCACCGGCACCCAGCCCCGCGCCTTCCGCCACCCCAGTGAGGGCCTGGTCGGCCTGCACTGCATGCACGTCGATCTCTGA
- a CDS encoding class I SAM-dependent methyltransferase produces MRDPSIRRSATLFRAFMKEQEDPARAYSLLARDAADQVERITPLKDRLVVDVGGGGGWFTEEFRSRGAEAYLFDCDAGEMAAGSDVTTGAVVADGYLLPLADGVADVAFSSNVLEHVADPETFLSELIRVTKPGGLLYVAFTNWLSPWGGHEQAPWHYLGADRARRRYTRRTGRDPKHTLGENLFAIHIGPTLKAVRARDDVEVVAARSRYWPFLAEAVVRVPGVREFATWNLLLILRRCP; encoded by the coding sequence GTGCGGGACCCCTCCATCCGGCGGTCGGCCACCCTCTTCCGCGCCTTCATGAAGGAGCAGGAAGACCCCGCCCGCGCGTACAGCCTGCTGGCGCGGGACGCGGCGGACCAGGTCGAGCGGATCACGCCGCTCAAGGACCGGTTGGTCGTCGACGTCGGCGGCGGCGGGGGCTGGTTCACGGAGGAGTTCCGCAGCCGGGGCGCGGAGGCGTACCTCTTCGACTGCGACGCGGGCGAGATGGCGGCCGGCTCCGACGTGACCACCGGTGCGGTGGTCGCCGACGGCTATCTGCTGCCGCTCGCCGACGGCGTCGCCGACGTCGCGTTCTCCTCCAACGTGCTGGAGCACGTCGCCGACCCCGAGACCTTCCTCAGCGAGCTGATCCGGGTCACCAAGCCCGGCGGCCTGCTGTACGTGGCGTTCACCAACTGGCTCTCCCCCTGGGGCGGCCACGAGCAGGCGCCCTGGCACTACCTGGGCGCGGACCGGGCGCGCCGCCGCTACACGCGGCGCACCGGACGCGATCCGAAGCACACCCTGGGCGAGAACCTCTTCGCCATCCACATAGGCCCCACGCTCAAGGCGGTACGGGCCCGGGACGACGTCGAGGTCGTCGCGGCCCGGTCCCGTTACTGGCCCTTCCTCGCCGAGGCCGTCGTCCGTGTCCCCGGCGTACGCGAGTTCGCCACCTGGAACCTTCTTCTCATACTCCGGCGGTGCCCATGA
- a CDS encoding SpoIIE family protein phosphatase yields MSERGGTAAPAPEAGDWPAPAVVSMELNRMGSFDWDLDGGQMHLDDGALRVFDLRAEEYDGDPQSLGSRITKEEGARLDALISRAIAQGRPAYSAYLRVQLRDGTSRLTHTQGAILRDDGGRAHRVVGMVRDATLELNHSAQQFALDQERRRQTGVVQQTTAALANATTVHDVIGVLGGEEGLARLGAVNMVLGLVDAGRIQIITMGEGTEVQLADFTRVDEPGLPLSEVVRTGRPRLVLSRAEFAAAYPRLYPYAESLGIDCAAYLPLIAEGRVIGVLGLSYRDKGAFSPEERNLLVSLSSGIGQSLQRAKLHDREHGLAEDLQQAMLPRSIPEVPGAEVAVRYRAAHEGQGIGGDWYDVIALPGGRVGVVIGDVQGHDTQAAAVMGQLRIVLRAYAGEGHAPATVMARASEFLRELETERFATCTYAEIDLSTGALQLVRAGHIDPLVRHADGGCRVLPVPGGLPLGLSATFGPLDYPVTTMVLDPGDALLMYTDGLVEVPGTDLDQGMAQLTELVRTGPRDIDELSDRLCDVVDERQVEDDMALVMLRRTAGDTAQPGSRLRQYIPPSDPDALSAARHMIRSAVRSWGAGERADEIELVSDELITNALLHTDGPAIVTIRPLSTPERRLRVEVEDRSSALPHRREPGEAGVSGRGLLLVDRLADVWGVEPRGNDKCVWAEFG; encoded by the coding sequence ATGAGCGAGCGGGGAGGCACGGCGGCGCCGGCCCCGGAGGCAGGGGACTGGCCCGCGCCCGCGGTGGTCAGCATGGAGCTGAACCGCATGGGCAGCTTCGACTGGGACCTCGACGGCGGGCAGATGCACCTGGACGACGGGGCGCTGCGGGTGTTCGACCTGCGGGCGGAGGAGTACGACGGCGACCCGCAGTCGCTCGGCTCGCGCATCACCAAGGAGGAGGGCGCGCGACTCGACGCGCTGATCTCCCGGGCCATCGCCCAGGGCCGCCCCGCCTACAGCGCGTACCTGCGCGTTCAGCTACGCGACGGCACGTCCCGGCTGACGCACACCCAGGGCGCGATCCTGCGCGACGACGGCGGCCGCGCGCACCGCGTGGTGGGCATGGTCCGCGACGCGACGCTGGAGCTGAACCACTCCGCGCAGCAGTTCGCGCTCGACCAGGAGCGCCGCCGGCAGACGGGCGTCGTGCAGCAGACCACCGCGGCGCTGGCGAACGCGACCACCGTGCACGACGTGATCGGCGTGCTCGGCGGCGAGGAGGGGCTGGCCAGGCTCGGCGCGGTGAACATGGTGCTGGGGTTGGTCGACGCCGGGCGGATCCAGATCATCACCATGGGTGAAGGTACGGAGGTGCAGCTCGCGGACTTCACCCGGGTCGACGAGCCGGGGCTGCCGCTGAGCGAGGTGGTGCGCACGGGCCGGCCGCGGCTGGTGCTCTCCCGGGCGGAGTTCGCCGCCGCGTACCCGCGGCTCTACCCGTACGCGGAGTCCCTGGGCATCGACTGCGCCGCGTATCTGCCGCTGATCGCCGAGGGGCGCGTCATCGGCGTGCTCGGTCTCTCCTACCGCGACAAGGGCGCCTTCTCGCCGGAGGAGCGCAACCTGCTGGTCTCGCTGAGCAGCGGCATCGGGCAGAGCCTCCAGCGCGCCAAGCTGCACGACCGCGAGCACGGGCTGGCCGAGGACCTCCAGCAGGCCATGCTGCCGCGCAGCATCCCCGAGGTGCCGGGCGCGGAGGTCGCCGTGCGCTACCGGGCGGCGCACGAGGGGCAGGGCATCGGCGGCGACTGGTACGACGTGATCGCGCTGCCCGGCGGCCGGGTCGGCGTCGTCATCGGCGACGTCCAGGGCCACGACACCCAGGCCGCCGCGGTGATGGGCCAACTGCGCATCGTGCTGCGGGCGTACGCGGGCGAGGGGCACGCGCCGGCCACCGTGATGGCCCGGGCCTCGGAGTTCCTGCGCGAGCTGGAGACGGAGCGCTTCGCCACGTGCACGTACGCGGAGATCGACCTGTCGACCGGCGCCCTGCAACTGGTCCGGGCCGGCCACATCGACCCGCTGGTGCGGCACGCGGACGGCGGCTGCCGCGTGCTGCCGGTCCCGGGCGGGCTGCCGCTCGGGCTCTCCGCGACGTTCGGCCCGCTGGACTACCCCGTGACGACCATGGTGCTCGACCCGGGCGACGCGCTGCTGATGTACACCGACGGCCTGGTGGAGGTCCCCGGCACCGATCTGGACCAGGGCATGGCACAGCTCACCGAGCTGGTACGCACCGGGCCGCGGGACATCGACGAGCTGTCCGACCGGCTGTGCGACGTGGTGGACGAGCGGCAGGTCGAGGACGACATGGCGCTGGTGATGCTGCGCCGCACCGCGGGCGACACCGCCCAGCCCGGCAGCCGGCTGCGCCAGTACATCCCGCCGTCCGACCCCGACGCGCTCTCCGCCGCCCGGCACATGATCCGCAGCGCGGTGCGCTCCTGGGGCGCGGGCGAGCGGGCGGACGAGATCGAGCTGGTCTCCGACGAGCTGATCACCAACGCGCTGCTGCACACCGACGGTCCGGCGATCGTGACGATCCGCCCGCTGAGCACGCCGGAGCGCAGGTTGCGCGTCGAGGTCGAGGATCGCTCCAGTGCGCTGCCCCACCGCCGCGAACCGGGCGAAGCGGGCGTATCGGGCCGCGGGCTGCTGCTGGTGGACCGGCTGGCGGACGTGTGGGGCGTGGAGCCGCGCGGCAACGACAAGTGCGTCTGGGCCGAGTTCGGCTGA
- a CDS encoding glycosyltransferase family 4 protein — MPQHVPPSLDADALRRTHPHPAGTARVPASRGTEGHTAQRPGTRGPEDRGARAAGTRGADGRGGDGHGSDHAARRITFLARRDLGNPAAGGSELLVDRLAGGLTDHGHQVTLVCGGPAAYRDYRVVSAGGTTFELAHFLRARRALSRHVGGTDLLVEVCNGMPYLAPLWHSGPSLCLVNHVHTELWAMRYPGPLARLGRRLEHWALAGAHRGNLLVAVSSSTATALRNIGVDPKRIRVVHNGVEDPGPLPQKSPEPLFLAMGRLVEYKRIDLLLRLWERVRPVTGGQLVIVGTGPERGRLEAMAGPGVTFAGHVSEGEKHRLLASSWLLLHPSLVEGWGLVVTEAAVRGTPAIGFDIPGLRDSIRDGDTGMLARGESAFAAHWCALALSEERRAALGAAARQRATRLSWEATVRDFRAVADEALARAGQHDKRGG; from the coding sequence ATGCCCCAGCACGTACCCCCGTCCCTGGACGCGGACGCGCTCCGGCGTACGCACCCGCACCCGGCCGGGACCGCCCGTGTGCCCGCGAGCCGGGGCACGGAAGGCCACACCGCCCAGCGCCCCGGCACCCGCGGCCCCGAGGACCGCGGCGCCCGTGCCGCCGGCACCCGCGGGGCCGACGGCCGCGGCGGCGACGGCCACGGCAGCGATCACGCCGCCCGGCGGATCACCTTCCTCGCCCGGCGCGACCTCGGCAACCCCGCCGCAGGCGGCTCGGAACTGCTCGTGGACCGCTTGGCCGGCGGGCTGACCGACCACGGCCACCAGGTGACCCTCGTCTGCGGCGGCCCGGCCGCGTACCGCGACTACCGCGTCGTCTCCGCGGGCGGTACCACCTTCGAGCTGGCCCACTTCCTGCGCGCGCGCCGCGCGCTCTCCCGCCACGTCGGCGGCACCGACCTGCTGGTCGAGGTCTGCAACGGCATGCCCTACCTGGCGCCGCTGTGGCACAGCGGCCCGTCGCTGTGCCTCGTCAACCACGTGCACACCGAGCTGTGGGCGATGCGCTACCCCGGCCCCCTCGCCCGCCTCGGCCGCCGGCTGGAGCACTGGGCGCTCGCCGGCGCGCACCGCGGCAACCTCCTGGTCGCCGTCTCCTCCTCCACCGCCACCGCGCTGCGCAACATAGGCGTCGACCCCAAGCGGATACGGGTCGTCCACAACGGCGTCGAGGACCCGGGCCCGCTGCCGCAGAAGTCGCCCGAGCCGCTGTTCCTGGCGATGGGCCGGCTGGTGGAGTACAAGCGCATCGACCTGCTGCTGCGGCTGTGGGAGCGGGTGCGCCCGGTCACCGGCGGCCAACTGGTCATCGTCGGCACCGGGCCCGAGCGCGGCCGGCTCGAAGCGATGGCGGGACCCGGCGTGACGTTCGCCGGCCATGTCTCCGAGGGCGAGAAGCACCGCCTCCTCGCCTCTTCCTGGCTGCTGCTGCACCCCTCCCTCGTCGAGGGCTGGGGCCTGGTGGTGACCGAGGCGGCGGTACGCGGCACGCCCGCGATCGGCTTCGACATCCCCGGCCTGCGCGACTCCATCCGCGACGGCGACACCGGCATGCTGGCCCGCGGCGAGAGCGCGTTCGCCGCCCACTGGTGCGCGCTGGCGCTCAGCGAGGAGCGGCGCGCCGCCCTCGGCGCCGCGGCCCGGCAGCGCGCCACCCGGCTGAGCTGGGAGGCGACGGTACGCGACTTCCGCGCCGTCGCCGACGAGGCGCTCGCCCGCGCCGGGCAGCACGACAAGCGGGGAGGGTGA
- a CDS encoding DUF3068 domain-containing protein — MSRRTASPLPLILLGLGVFLLVLAPMLAFYVEPRAKLNPVDIDSTTRYEGTGTFYDTENQKERDNQELTIVRRVLGDVAAGDDDTAVWDAATTIDTPLTREIDDPRRAFQYTTERWVMNRETNAPEHCCDEFTGVDGNRFGGDAYLKFPFDVEERTYRWWDSTAQDTVALKYDGRREIQGYTGLAFTGEIEPVKTGTRQVPGVMVGLPDKEQVFADEWYANEKIELVADERTGRIIYASIAPKKTLRQPGGGTDEVTLLQSDGIAFTEETQKEQVELADEDSSRLKLVGETLPVVALVAGFVLAGAGAVLLARGGRRDEPDRDREPDGVPPQPVAA, encoded by the coding sequence ATGAGCCGCCGTACCGCGTCACCCCTGCCCCTCATCCTGCTGGGGTTGGGCGTCTTCCTGCTCGTGCTCGCCCCCATGCTCGCGTTCTACGTCGAGCCGCGGGCCAAGCTGAACCCCGTCGACATCGACTCGACGACGCGCTACGAGGGCACCGGCACCTTCTACGACACCGAAAACCAGAAGGAACGGGACAACCAGGAGCTGACGATCGTCCGGCGGGTGCTGGGCGACGTGGCGGCGGGCGACGACGACACCGCCGTCTGGGACGCCGCCACCACCATCGACACCCCGCTGACGCGGGAGATCGACGACCCGCGCCGCGCGTTCCAGTACACCACCGAGCGGTGGGTCATGAACCGCGAGACGAACGCGCCGGAGCACTGCTGCGACGAGTTCACCGGCGTGGACGGCAACCGGTTCGGCGGGGACGCGTACCTGAAGTTCCCCTTCGACGTCGAGGAGCGCACGTACCGCTGGTGGGACAGCACCGCCCAGGACACCGTGGCGCTGAAGTACGACGGCAGGCGGGAGATCCAGGGCTACACCGGGCTCGCCTTCACCGGCGAGATCGAGCCCGTCAAGACCGGCACCCGGCAGGTGCCGGGCGTGATGGTCGGACTGCCCGACAAGGAGCAGGTGTTCGCCGACGAGTGGTACGCCAACGAGAAGATCGAGCTGGTCGCCGACGAGCGCACCGGCCGCATCATCTACGCCTCCATCGCGCCGAAGAAGACGCTGCGCCAGCCCGGCGGCGGCACCGACGAGGTCACGCTGCTGCAGAGCGACGGCATCGCGTTCACCGAGGAGACCCAGAAGGAGCAGGTCGAACTCGCCGACGAGGACAGCAGCAGGCTGAAGCTGGTCGGCGAGACCCTGCCGGTCGTCGCGCTGGTGGCCGGTTTCGTACTCGCGGGCGCCGGTGCCGTGCTGCTGGCCCGCGGCGGCCGGCGGGACGAGCCGGACCGCGACCGGGAGCCGGACGGCGTCCCGCCCCAGCCGGTCGCGGCCTGA